The Silene latifolia isolate original U9 population chromosome X, ASM4854445v1, whole genome shotgun sequence genome contains the following window.
ggaaaggtgctggttttagtcgggattttacaagtcggttttggctcgtttcgataataattaaaaccgtttgtcaaacgcaaattccgacaagaccaaagttcttaaacacgagattacaagaaaattgaatactcatacgacccatttccaaaatcgtttacccaattttcaaaagaattgtcattttccccccgatatgcccttatatcgaaataaaaagtttttacacggtttaaactatttttaaacattttgaaactatcaaaataaatacttttcttcaaaatataataaaattatatttctttgaattagttttactttaaatacattaatatcaaattttacttgattaataaattactcaaaaatatattaacgattaaaattacggtgttacaatcacccctccttttaaaaagtttcgtcctcgaaactcagaaggagaaatcatagtatacaacatcttaataatatagttataagaaaatacaggtatcttttcaatgaaacggtgatactctcgttgatcagacaagaacatccacattcatatcaagatataaaaatatttctacaccaataactgagaaaacccattattgggacgtctccaacaacgagatttaacattcactaatgttaaaaccattaaaaatcatataagtattttcaaaattttagtttaaagttctataataagaatcatatctttactaattatgattaaacacggcttagtaactcggaaaaagagtaagaaaaaggaatcattacacaaaacgagaaatagcttaggtatccaattgaacactagggttgaaagagagtgagaaatcattttcaaatgttatagaaagaggtcaatttgtagatttcactccaaattaagaaaaaaatgaaccaaaagtttactcaagCTATATAGAAcctatgcaagatggaaaacaactcgggaacgagaagtgcTAGTCGCGATAGGAAACTCACACCCAAtagacaagaaggaattgaactcttaaaggtggaatttttgaatgaagtcaataaagatgtcaacgaacaagacgctttactcaaaaggttaaatgagttccataaaggcgaacacaacggaacaaaccagaatagcaagaatgacaattgttaGAGATCGGACTTAGGAAGATCGGTTTACTTAAGATTCACaatcctacttcccaacaatattccaattccaatagaaagattcctcaaaggattaaatataaggtccaaatttacaataacattccaaaacaactttcacaagcctaaggtcaaggcttccaacaaagttatattcgtatccaactagtgtcaactatgggttcctcaaatattctacaaggttttcatttcaaaacaaggtagtaacataccaaccccaaaatccgaaaaatcaataggatctcacattcctctatccttttacttattaagaattgccaaaagcggaactacactcagctacactcagctacaacaccgtcccatcatctcaagtactcaatgcgacctcaaggtctataaaactataggattaacaaattcttctcaagactaagtctctctcaattcaagaactctcaagagccaactaataccaaatcacatcaccaatccattctggtcatcaacatccccaaggagtattctttcaaatttgatatcctaaacttacttaccatcaaattctcaaggaacaagttcataattgtaacaacactttatcacctcagagttcctaaaaccataaattgaaattatgttcctcaacctaacaattggtgtcaaccataccattaccctttctagttaccaaaacaagtgctaaaacctcccaataatgtagcttactctcactctcataccatacctcaagtagtaatcaatattactcactaaaaccaactaataatcccacatttaacatttcccacacggtaacatatacattatcaaaccctcatctccaaagtgattatggaagccaatcacaaactcgactacttagtcaatcctatatcctcaagtcacatctcactaactctgtaaacatggtcaacaaggtaccaactatactaaggcgataaggagtgataacgggatagagaaacggtaaaatattttcgaagggtgcatgagcctgacaagttaggaaactaaggagtcggaccgtaaagataacggttggcaaaaataagaggtattcgagttaagaagatatctcgggcaagaagaagacacgtaaactttggcataaaaacagggttcaatgatcgttaaagagaaggaaaggagaacgaAGCGACATAATGAAAGGGTTCTttgcttaccaaacactcatcaaagcttatgatcaatatgataaggttacatcactaaggtgctcaacaaagccccaaaagtctaccaaattataagactaacaaggactccacaatggtaggtattcctcaactcaattggttctaagagccaaaatcaattcaccacacaaattcatttattaccacccatgtcccaaagtatctcctttacaattctcgtcattgaacttcacttactatgtcatccccaagtaccatagcttgtctactccatcatctcaccacttaatacttctagtctccgataccataaattagaatcacatccttgaactcacgaactacatcaaACAACATTCCACTAAAATTCCCAAatccagatatgattaataaggtcaaccacgtgttctcaaatttcgaaaggtcaacaagggctactccatactagatttggtcaactcaaaaagTTTAaaaaactaactaattccaaagtacaataccaatccattaagcaacatcaatgtcctattgtattcctttcaaggcctacaaggattagtgCTAACTATCATTTCTTTAATTCTCCAcaggaaacatcgagactctcaaatgaagtagctcaggttcattccatcttatgtgctaaggtagtacccatgctcaaacatctataacaaacaagctctcaatagacataaatcccaaggtgtttctcaactcactaggcacTCATattaagtacaactaacaagactaaccaaaggatcccaaattatattctcctatacaactcaaaccttaaacaataaatttctcaactcgttcacgcccttcAATGATACATTCCCTCAAaactgggttctcttgaacaagggaactatcctgcggaataaaaggaaggtgtccacaaggactcttattataagaagaaaacgaaccaaggatgaatcgggagaaagaatagaagagtagttaccaaggcgagagaagaggaattaaaaagacgaataaacaacgagattggaagattaaggtaagatacactgaatacgaaaagaagtatcaagaaagtggaagcattcttcatttggcataaccaatcttcaacattcggcaacggccactcagtcttggtcaccaacgagtaagatcacggtcatagcttcaacggcacaaaaattaataactaattgCATTATCAACAtttcttggagagccatcttgcaaaatagaacattggttagaacctaacaaatagcaatcacaaacagactaccacataaaaatcctaactctacccatcctacccatctctcaagtttattatttaaaggtcaagtgattttaggtggggtgcacaaacgtgcgtcgggagcaaatatgctctgataccaactgtgacacccttaaatttagcgataattaaaaacgtaaaatctacagaaaaactgacaggatatgtttgtaattggttcaactagataaaacctgtaatttttaaaattttcctaaaccattcacaaacatctccaacttaagagtgccaaaaacctgcaaaagctaataaaATTATTTACATAACCACGCTAAGGACACGGGGATATaaagatacaaaccaaaatagaagagggagacatatgtcccttcaaattatatacaaaaccaagagttaaaaggtttactacaacAATAgccaactaggtccaaggttccttatgctcactagctcgtctgtgaccccacctaaatcttcaacctgtcaatcgcattttatacaaacacgaaagccacaattcagtggggagtaacttcgagtcctcccagccacgaaacgtcatattaaatgtaacatgtaatgaaacatgtaaccaacatgataaacaatttaattatcaagtattctaaacTATGACCCCCTAACTGACCaaaataaactatcatgtgaaacatatgacaaacagtaatccaaacattatcaattgtaaccggcttacatctcacctattacaattcataaaatcaccatacaagaaagggcaatatatcaaagacaggcataagttcttagtaccgtcaatagtcactctgtaactcgagtctataccacgaggtagggaaggtaatcgagccggtatcttggctcaacggttaatattaataaaacatggccaagacacaacacaaccctagcctaaaatctgcgcagacctagacatgcggatacacaccaccgcacccaagacccacaatttttctaaaacaaagtgagtacccccaaggagtccaccaaagggttggctagtacttaagctgaccacttactatcaaaataagtaacgaggtcatgccccaacttggatataaatccactagtcaggaacacaaaggctattaagcagtgaacatatactcgtcagagactataaagacctatctatgacaaacacaacaacctgcaagaaagtatttaataccaataccatttctagcaatattaacaataataaaggcttcagggaatctagggccatttctacaatataagaaactattaaattcaaccaactatacatgtgaacttaaaaacttgataagtggcctaaaacaagaaaaaggccgattatctaattcattcaaaatttcatccaaccgaatttttacccgcaaccccagccctgcgacaggtacgagttaaattgcggctgaccaatcacacaattgactgacatcgaatcagtcaaagggaccaaggctcagttttcggcataatcatctaacattacaattatcgctatataattcattctgagcctattctttacaatttcattttataacctatactaacatgtgcaactaccaatataaacataatttttactactaataagatttaattcaaaagtgtactcatactaactatgacattaataaacccgaaatgacaaatattgcatggaaaaccgcgaaacatgCAACGGACCAACCAGACCAGCCGTGGGCTGCCGGGAAGTTCGCCGCCACCCCCAcacctccatttttccgtttttgttcatttaaaCTCCGTTTTAAACATTACTTAATCGTTCCTAAACTAATAtgctaacttaaactaacaaaagacaagcattagacatgcatgcatccaattttatcatgtgaaaatttactactcaaacaaaaatcacaaaacatacaaaaacaacaaagaatgtgacgattattcgtcgagtaactcgaaatatgttaccttaagctagaaaatgagcaattagcaccttgaataccaaaccctaatatacactagccgctatcttccacaatatacgagtccccaaactcgtcctccaattcttcacctaaataaacaataaaaacgcaataataagtataaataccgaattTATGCcaaaaatcgtcttaaaacaacttcaagaaaactgaaattaaaatataccaggaggtagatctcgaaaaggggattccggaaatataaattatgtgaaaatccgtcaagaaatgaagaaattatgGTGAAAACTAGCTTGAATttgatgaaaatggtgtttgATTGATTTGGGAATTATTAGAATGAAGAAGGACAAAacaaaatcagaaaaagaaaggaagggggAGGGTGCCGCgggtaagggagaaaggaaaggaaaggaaaggtgcgggttttagtcgggattttacgagtcggttttggctcgtttcgataataattaaaaccgtttgtcaaacgcaaattccgacaagaccaaagttcttaaacacgagattacaagaaaattgaatactcatacgacccatttccaaaatcgtttacccaattttcaaaagaattgtcattttccccccgatatgcccttatatcgaaataaaaagtttttacaaggtttaaactatttttaaacattttgaaactatcaaaataaatacttttcttcaaaatataataaaattatatttctttgaattatttttactttaaatacattaatatcaaattttcttgattaataaattacttccgaaatatattaacggtccgaaattacggggtgttacatttttTATAGGTTCAGGTTGGGGTACACAAGAATGCACCTTAATTTCTTTGGGAATGACAGCAAAAATGTGGGTTCCTTGGTTTAGTTCTTGTAGTACCTCATACACTCTGAGCAGTAAAGTTTCACTAATTTGGTTTGTGGGAGCCTTCTCATTAGATTTGGTGGGTGCAGCCATGGCTAGAGGTGTGAGGGTAATCCTTTGTCTATATTTACTAAAGGAGTAGGTATTGTTCCTCCCATGGTGGAAAATGCTCCTGTCAAATTCCCAAGGCCTTCCTAATAAGATGTGGCAGGCATCCATGGGAATGATGTCACACATAACCTCATCTTTATAGGCTTGTCCAATAGAGAAAGAGATGAAAGCTTGCTTGGTTACATCAATCTCAGAACCTTGACTAAGCCACCTGATTTTATAAGGGTGCTGATGTTCTTTTGTTGGAAGTTTGAGTTTTTCCACCAATGTAGTGAAGGCTACATTAGCACAACTGCCTCCATCAATGATTAGGTGACAAACCCTTCCCTATATGGTGCATCTGGACTGGAAGATCTGTTGTCTCTAGCCCTCTTCTAAGCTTTGAGTATGCATAACCCTTCTGATTACTAGTGCTGGTCCTTCATCAAGGGCGAGTACCAGTTCTCTACTAGATTGTCCCCTGGTTTCTTCTTCTGTGGATTCCTCGAAGGGACCTTCCACCTCAATATCACCATCCTCCTCTATAAGTTGGATTTCCATGGCAGTGAGGGTTATTTTGGTTGGACACTCTCTGCTGAAATGGCCATAACCCTGACATTGGTAACACCTTCTCTTCAGGTCACCAGGAGGGGATCTAATGATTGTTGATTTTCCCTTGTCTTCTTTAGTTGGTATATTAAACTTGACAGGGGTGTAAAGTTTGGAACTTTGGGGTTTGTATTGAGTGTTTGGTGCAGTGGCCTTATCCTTTCCCTGTTTTTCCAATTTTTGGGACACCCATATcacttcatcaaaggaccatagTGGTTGCAGTTTAACTTTGGTAGCAATCTTTGGGTCTAACCCTTCTATGAACCTAGCCATTTTCTGTTCAGGTTTCTCTTGTAACTCACACTGTAGGGTTAAGTTTTCAAATTCTCTGACATAGACTTCTACAGAATCAACTCCTTGCCTTTGGTGAGTGTGTTTCAGAAACAAGTCTTGGTTGTAGTCAGTTGTAATAAActtagtttttattttgtttttgagtttatcCCAGGATTTGATAGGCCCTTTCTCCCCTCTTAACCTCTGGTTTTTCATGCCTTCATACCAGAGTGAAGCATAGCCCTTTAGTTTTAGGATGGCTACCTTAAACTTTTTTGAATCATTGTATCCTTTGAACTCAAAAATTCTTTCCATAGACCTAAGCCATTCTAGGAAGTCATCTGGGTTCAGACTACCATTAAACTCAGGAAAATCTATTTTAATAGAGTTGTCATGTTTACCTGATCTGGGTCTCATTGGTATTGCTTCATCAGAATCAGAGTTTTCTTCTGTGGCTCAATCTTGAACCAGCCTATTGACAGCAGTTGATATGGTTTCCATACCACCAGCTAATCTCCTGACCGTGTCCTCTAGGAGGTTTAGTCTCTCATTATCCATTTTTTGCTCTCTTTTATTTGATTTTGGGGTAGATAAAGTTTCTGTGGGAATGAACAAAaggtggggtatttatagggataTTTAACCttggctctgataaccaatttggagcATATAATTAGGACATAAGCTCCTAAAAGTATTTGCAGCAATTTAGACAAGTAACTTTATAAGAACCAGATTAAAGCAACTTCCTTTTTGGGTGAAAGTTTGAATAATAATTCAAAGAGCTATGCAGCAGAAATAAGGTGATAGTGAAAACGATGGTATGACAATAACATGCACAAGGTTAAAATTAAAACAAGAAGATAAATTGCTACCAACACAGGCCAGCTAAAAAAACAGTCTCACACAGGTGACTGATCCTTTTACTCCACACAGGAAATAAGTGAACAAAAGAAATTAAGACAGTACAGCTAGGAATGTAATGACTCATACAATGGACAAAATAACAGCTACAATTCGTACTCTCCTCATGTCCTCCTGTTGGGTGCTATTTTTGTGTTGATGTGGACGTCAGCAGCAGGAAGGTTCCTAGGCAAAATTTTAGAGGACACTCCCCTTAGGTTAACTGGACCATGGTCAGGCCCCATGGGTTCATGCCTTGGCCAAGGAATTGCACCCATTCCCCTTGTGGAGGAGTGTGTATCTAATTGTTTTGGATCGTGTCTAGGGTGGGATTCGAACTTAGAGCTCTTGCTCCAGGTACCTCCCAAATCGGCCCAGTGACCAACCACATTTCAAAGACCTCCACGAGCTCGgaattccggaaaacattctcttggacgagagtatct
Protein-coding sequences here:
- the LOC141619927 gene encoding uncharacterized protein LOC141619927, yielding MRPRSGKHDNSIKIDFPEFNGSLNPDDFLEWLRSMERIFEFKGYNDSKKFKVAILKLKGYASLWYEGMKNQRLRGEKGPIKSWDKLKNKIKTKFITTDYNQDLFLKHTHQRQGVDSVEVYVREFENLTLQCELQEKPEQKMARFIEGLDPKIATKVKLQPLWSFDEVIWVSQKLEKQGKDKATAPNTQYKPQSSKLYTPVKFNIPTKEDKGKSTIIRSPPGDLKRRCYQCQGYGHFSRECPTKITLTAMEIQLIEEDGDIEVEGPFEESTEEETRGQSSRELVLALDEGPALVIRRVMHTQSLEEG